The following coding sequences are from one Nicotiana tomentosiformis chromosome 3, ASM39032v3, whole genome shotgun sequence window:
- the LOC104095797 gene encoding serine/arginine-rich splicing factor RS31 isoform X1, producing the protein MQLLIKNLTIVSKRYFHSASALRLLLQLGFSILQNGRMRPIFCGNFEFDTRQSELERLFKRYGKVDRVDMKSGFAFVYMDDERDAEDAIQGLDRIDFGRKGRRLRVEWSKEERSRKPEVSRKSSSSFRVSKTLFVINFDPYNTRTRDLERHFDPHGKILNIRIRRNFAFIQFESQEDATRALDATNMSKLMDRVITVEYAIKDDDDRRDGSGPGKTHDRSPRRGYDRGRSRSPYGRDRPSPDYGRGRDRPSPDYGRGRDRLSPDYGRGTNRLSPDYGRGRDRLNPDYGRGPSPSPKHRERNSENARGHSPAVGKERNPGHGNGRTPSPRRERAGPGNGLVSSPMESRSPGYGDRPSPSPQRERRKKYSPDGYNPGSSPSSKPGPVESPVRDGRESSERYRSRSPPLRERSRS; encoded by the exons GCAGGATGAGACCAATTTTCTGTGGTAACTTTGAGTTTGACACCAGACAGTCTGAGTTGGAAAGGCTTTTCAAAAGATATGGCAAGGTTGATAGGGTGGATATGAAATCTG GTTTTGCTTTTGTTTATATGGATGATGAAAGAGATGCAGAGGACGCTATTCAGGGGCTTGACCGAATAGATTTTGGCAGAAAGGGGCGCAGGCTTCGTGTTGAGTGGTCAAAG GAAGAACGGAGCAGAAAGCCTGAGGTTTCTAGAAAATCTTCATCAAGTTTCAGAGTTTCCAAGACTTTGTTTGTCATAAATTTTGATCCATATAATACTAGGACGAGGGATCTGGAGAGGCACTTTGATCCACATGGAAAAATACTCAACATAAGGATCCGAAGGAATTTTGCATTTATTCAATTTGAATCACAGGAGGATGCCACTAGAGCCCTGGATGCTACCAATATGAG TAAGCTGATGGATCGAGTTATTACTGTGGAGTATGCGATCAAAGATGATGATGATAGGAGAGATGGGTCCGGTCCAGGTAAAACCCATGATAGATCACCTAGGAGAGGTTATGACCGAGGTCGATCTCGTAGCCCTTATGGAAGAGATCGGCCAAGTCCTGACTATGGCCGTGGTCGAGATCGGCCAAGTCCTGACTATGGTCGTGGGAGAGATCGGCTAAGTCCTGACTATGGTCGTGGTACAAATCGGCTAAGTCCTGACTATGGTCGTGGCAGAGATCGGCTAAATCCTGATTATGGTCGTGGCCCTAGTCCAAGTCCAAAGCATAGAGAAAGGAATTCTGAGAATGCCCGTGGCCATAGTCCAGCTGTAGGAAAGGAGAGAAATCCTGGTCATGGGAATGGTCGCACCCCTAGCCCTCGTAGAGAAAGAGCTGGTCCAGGAAATGGCCTCGTGAGCAGTCCTATGGAAAGCAGAAGTCCTGGTTATGGTGATAGACCCAGTCCTAGTCCTCAACGTGAGAGGAGAAAGAAATATAGCCCGGATGGTTATAATCCTGGCAGCAGCCCAAGTTCTAAACCGGGACCTGTAGAAAGTCCTGTACGTGATGGGAGGGAAAGTTCAGAGCGATACAGGAG TCGTTCACCTCCATTGCGGGAAAGATCACGCTCCTAA
- the LOC104095797 gene encoding serine/arginine-rich splicing factor RS40 isoform X2, whose protein sequence is MDDERDAEDAIQGLDRIDFGRKGRRLRVEWSKEERSRKPEVSRKSSSSFRVSKTLFVINFDPYNTRTRDLERHFDPHGKILNIRIRRNFAFIQFESQEDATRALDATNMSKLMDRVITVEYAIKDDDDRRDGSGPGKTHDRSPRRGYDRGRSRSPYGRDRPSPDYGRGRDRPSPDYGRGRDRLSPDYGRGTNRLSPDYGRGRDRLNPDYGRGPSPSPKHRERNSENARGHSPAVGKERNPGHGNGRTPSPRRERAGPGNGLVSSPMESRSPGYGDRPSPSPQRERRKKYSPDGYNPGSSPSSKPGPVESPVRDGRESSERYRSRSPPLRERSRS, encoded by the exons ATGGATGATGAAAGAGATGCAGAGGACGCTATTCAGGGGCTTGACCGAATAGATTTTGGCAGAAAGGGGCGCAGGCTTCGTGTTGAGTGGTCAAAG GAAGAACGGAGCAGAAAGCCTGAGGTTTCTAGAAAATCTTCATCAAGTTTCAGAGTTTCCAAGACTTTGTTTGTCATAAATTTTGATCCATATAATACTAGGACGAGGGATCTGGAGAGGCACTTTGATCCACATGGAAAAATACTCAACATAAGGATCCGAAGGAATTTTGCATTTATTCAATTTGAATCACAGGAGGATGCCACTAGAGCCCTGGATGCTACCAATATGAG TAAGCTGATGGATCGAGTTATTACTGTGGAGTATGCGATCAAAGATGATGATGATAGGAGAGATGGGTCCGGTCCAGGTAAAACCCATGATAGATCACCTAGGAGAGGTTATGACCGAGGTCGATCTCGTAGCCCTTATGGAAGAGATCGGCCAAGTCCTGACTATGGCCGTGGTCGAGATCGGCCAAGTCCTGACTATGGTCGTGGGAGAGATCGGCTAAGTCCTGACTATGGTCGTGGTACAAATCGGCTAAGTCCTGACTATGGTCGTGGCAGAGATCGGCTAAATCCTGATTATGGTCGTGGCCCTAGTCCAAGTCCAAAGCATAGAGAAAGGAATTCTGAGAATGCCCGTGGCCATAGTCCAGCTGTAGGAAAGGAGAGAAATCCTGGTCATGGGAATGGTCGCACCCCTAGCCCTCGTAGAGAAAGAGCTGGTCCAGGAAATGGCCTCGTGAGCAGTCCTATGGAAAGCAGAAGTCCTGGTTATGGTGATAGACCCAGTCCTAGTCCTCAACGTGAGAGGAGAAAGAAATATAGCCCGGATGGTTATAATCCTGGCAGCAGCCCAAGTTCTAAACCGGGACCTGTAGAAAGTCCTGTACGTGATGGGAGGGAAAGTTCAGAGCGATACAGGAG TCGTTCACCTCCATTGCGGGAAAGATCACGCTCCTAA